In Desulfuribacillus alkaliarsenatis, the following proteins share a genomic window:
- a CDS encoding TIGR00282 family metallophosphoesterase: MKILFIGDIVGNLGLKAVSEYLPYLKDKNQFDFIIANAENSAPNGRGITKQAVSVLTNIGVNTLTMGNHTWDHDDIYEIIDKKNYNIIRPANYPTALPGRSYITVKLGNKNVTVINLCGQTFMDSFNCPFAAIDDLLAKIPKDHYIIVDFHAEATSEKIAMGRYLAGKVSAVFGTHTHVQTSDAQLIKEHTGYITDVGMTGCRSGVIGMEAEAVLKRFRLKIPVKINVDSNSSSWQFSAVIIELAKGSTSAREIKSIYEVS; encoded by the coding sequence GTGAAAATTTTATTTATAGGTGACATTGTCGGAAACCTGGGTTTAAAAGCAGTTTCAGAATATTTGCCGTATTTAAAAGATAAAAACCAATTTGATTTTATCATTGCAAATGCAGAGAATAGTGCACCAAATGGTCGTGGTATCACAAAGCAAGCAGTAAGTGTGTTAACTAATATTGGGGTTAACACATTAACCATGGGAAACCATACCTGGGATCACGACGATATCTATGAAATTATTGATAAAAAAAATTATAATATAATCAGACCAGCTAACTATCCAACAGCATTGCCTGGTAGAAGCTATATAACAGTCAAACTTGGCAATAAAAACGTCACTGTAATCAACCTATGTGGTCAAACGTTTATGGACTCTTTTAATTGTCCTTTTGCTGCCATAGATGATCTTTTGGCAAAAATACCAAAAGATCACTATATTATAGTGGATTTCCATGCTGAGGCGACATCTGAGAAAATAGCTATGGGTAGATATCTAGCAGGCAAGGTTAGTGCTGTATTCGGTACACATACACATGTCCAAACAAGTGATGCTCAATTAATTAAGGAGCATACAGGATATATTACAGATGTAGGGATGACTGGGTGTAGATCTGGGGTTATTGGTATGGAAGCAGAGGCTGTATTAAAAAGATTCAGATTAAAAATACCAGTAAAAATTAATGTTGATAGTAATTCTAGCTCATGGCAATTTTCAGCTGTTATAATAGAGCTTGCAAAGGGTTCAACATCAGCTCGGGAAATTAAATCGATATACGAAGTTTCATAA